A genomic segment from Roseibium algicola encodes:
- a CDS encoding hybrid sensor histidine kinase/response regulator — protein sequence MLLQDGASASESEADRNRIQLLMEEAVEALSDGFVLYDSDRRLVFANKRYAEMLGPHKNLLVPGARLDDIVGSAVGSGHISFVRSPEGGLPGVLETLAGRGKLKIEIKVADGSQHKIYLKHLKDGSIVVKVRDITEQRTAEARAREILYGAVDAVDVGIALVDDDDRLVFANKKFREIGDPDGRLFVPGRAMRDIHAEAIACGLIPLSGGMKPAEMLDELDRLIRLAIKGYPIPNNQNRELVGSAYETNLKGRLLTIEDVTDRVRAERRFTTAVERLPVGIAFEGPDGQFTHCNDAFAAPFHLTAAEILKLSDIERINLLAPQISMVAGQEVGDRAAELFTAAVKQQRETLEPMEVRFWDGRHYRVERAISEHNSRVVVVTDITALKETEARSLATLNDAIQSLDEGLVLFDKSLNFVLGNRLWYEMYFSELAPPVAGENILTILGRLIDNGIVLVPEGEDKTSYMCELTLLVKSYQKKQAIHLAGGRILLASAHRTELDGYLVSFIDVTEQRRAEEEQREADLLLHKIVEACPANFLVSRIEDGKIIYCPPASRERFGDIDTTLNFFLKPEDRERYLEALLPTGTLDDYRVQFRRADGSIMEGITAARVTDYKGENVIVSSTRDISDLLAMQEELQKQRDIAHQNEKLSALGELLAGVAHELNNPLSIVTGYAQMLQGKLKDPVLEKRIDRIAEAADRSARIVRAFLSMARQRPANLEPCTLNEIASVALDLAGYGLRSNGARIETEFDEDLPSILGDTDQLVQVVTNLIINAEHALSPLGEDAVLVLRTFHDGRDGQAVLEVRDNGPGMTKEIRDRIFEPFFTTKDVGEGTGVGLAFCHRVVDTHEGTLEVSSSVGKGTSFFVRLPAMETEASTDTSQAQPGGTHHRKRVLVVDDDVAVSELVCDLLADLGCQAIQETSARKALARLSHTSVDLIISDYKMPGMDGAAFYNSLIGLSPGYKDRIAFMTGDAMGKSVQTFLLESERPYIEKPISKKDLACLLNQLDSRKNTS from the coding sequence ATGTTGCTTCAAGACGGAGCGAGTGCTTCTGAAAGTGAAGCCGATAGAAACCGGATCCAGCTGCTCATGGAAGAAGCTGTCGAGGCGCTGAGCGATGGCTTCGTTCTCTACGACAGTGATAGAAGGCTCGTTTTCGCAAACAAACGCTATGCGGAGATGCTGGGTCCACACAAGAATCTGCTTGTTCCCGGCGCGCGGCTTGACGACATCGTCGGCAGTGCTGTCGGCAGCGGGCACATTTCATTCGTTCGCAGCCCTGAAGGCGGTTTGCCCGGTGTCCTGGAAACCCTGGCAGGCAGGGGAAAACTGAAGATCGAGATCAAGGTTGCGGATGGCAGCCAGCACAAGATCTATCTCAAGCATCTGAAAGACGGCAGCATTGTCGTGAAGGTTCGCGACATCACGGAACAGCGGACCGCAGAGGCGCGTGCAAGAGAGATCCTTTACGGCGCGGTTGATGCCGTCGACGTTGGTATCGCGCTCGTCGATGATGATGACCGGCTGGTGTTTGCCAACAAGAAGTTTCGGGAGATAGGCGACCCGGACGGCAGGCTTTTCGTTCCTGGCCGTGCGATGCGCGACATCCACGCCGAGGCCATAGCATGCGGCCTGATCCCGCTTTCTGGGGGCATGAAACCCGCCGAAATGCTCGATGAGCTGGATCGGCTTATACGCCTTGCCATCAAGGGGTATCCGATACCCAACAATCAGAACAGGGAACTGGTCGGCAGTGCCTACGAGACAAATCTGAAAGGACGGCTGCTCACGATTGAAGACGTCACGGATCGCGTCAGGGCGGAGCGGCGCTTTACGACCGCGGTTGAACGGTTGCCGGTTGGTATCGCCTTTGAAGGGCCGGACGGGCAGTTCACGCATTGCAATGATGCGTTTGCAGCGCCCTTTCACCTGACCGCGGCCGAAATTCTAAAGCTGTCGGATATTGAGCGGATCAACTTGCTGGCACCGCAGATATCGATGGTTGCCGGTCAGGAAGTAGGTGACCGCGCGGCTGAGCTCTTCACCGCTGCGGTGAAGCAGCAGCGCGAGACGCTGGAACCCATGGAGGTTCGCTTCTGGGATGGCCGGCACTACCGTGTCGAGCGAGCCATCTCCGAACACAACAGCCGCGTTGTCGTGGTCACCGACATCACCGCCTTGAAAGAAACCGAGGCCAGAAGCCTGGCCACCCTGAATGATGCCATTCAATCTCTCGATGAGGGGTTGGTGCTCTTCGACAAGAGCCTCAATTTCGTGCTCGGAAACCGGCTCTGGTACGAAATGTACTTCAGTGAACTGGCGCCGCCCGTTGCCGGGGAGAACATTCTCACCATCCTGGGCCGGTTGATCGACAACGGCATCGTTCTTGTTCCCGAGGGCGAAGACAAGACGTCCTATATGTGCGAGCTGACGCTTCTGGTGAAATCCTACCAGAAGAAGCAGGCCATCCATCTTGCCGGTGGACGTATTCTGCTGGCGTCAGCCCACAGAACCGAACTGGACGGGTACCTCGTCTCCTTTATCGACGTGACCGAGCAGCGACGTGCCGAGGAAGAGCAGCGCGAGGCAGATCTGCTTCTGCACAAGATCGTCGAGGCCTGCCCGGCAAACTTTCTCGTCTCTCGCATCGAAGATGGAAAAATCATCTACTGCCCGCCCGCTTCACGGGAGCGGTTTGGCGATATCGACACGACCCTCAATTTCTTCTTGAAGCCGGAGGATCGGGAGCGGTATCTGGAAGCGCTCTTGCCGACGGGAACTCTTGATGATTACCGGGTTCAGTTCCGCAGGGCCGACGGCTCAATCATGGAAGGCATCACCGCCGCCCGCGTGACCGACTACAAGGGCGAGAATGTCATCGTGTCCTCCACAAGGGACATTTCGGACCTTCTGGCCATGCAGGAGGAATTGCAGAAACAGCGTGACATTGCCCACCAGAACGAAAAACTGTCCGCCCTGGGTGAGCTGCTTGCCGGTGTCGCGCACGAACTCAACAATCCCCTTTCCATCGTTACCGGTTACGCCCAGATGCTTCAGGGAAAGCTCAAGGACCCGGTTCTGGAAAAGCGCATCGACCGCATCGCGGAGGCTGCCGACAGAAGCGCGCGGATCGTCAGGGCTTTCCTGTCCATGGCGCGCCAGCGACCGGCAAATCTGGAACCTTGTACGCTGAACGAAATCGCCTCGGTTGCCCTGGATCTTGCCGGCTACGGGCTGCGCTCCAACGGAGCCAGGATTGAGACGGAGTTTGATGAGGATCTTCCGTCAATCCTCGGCGATACGGACCAGCTGGTCCAGGTCGTTACGAACCTCATTATCAATGCGGAACACGCCCTTTCGCCGCTTGGCGAAGACGCGGTGCTTGTGCTGCGGACGTTCCACGACGGAAGAGACGGCCAGGCAGTCCTTGAAGTCCGGGACAATGGTCCGGGGATGACGAAGGAAATCAGGGACCGCATCTTCGAGCCGTTTTTCACGACAAAAGACGTGGGTGAGGGGACGGGTGTCGGCCTGGCATTCTGTCACCGGGTTGTCGACACCCATGAAGGCACTCTCGAAGTCAGTTCATCCGTTGGCAAGGGGACAAGTTTCTTCGTGCGGCTGCCCGCAATGGAAACAGAGGCTTCAACTGACACCTCGCAGGCCCAGCCAGGCGGAACGCATCATCGCAAACGGGTGTTGGTCGTTGATGACGATGTCGCGGTCAGCGAGCTCGTTTGTGACCTGCTGGCAGATCTCGGATGCCAGGCAATACAGGAAACCAGCGCACGCAAGGCTCTTGCGCGCCTGTCTCACACATCTGTCGATCTGATTATCAGCGACTACAAGATGCCGGGCATGGACGGTGCCGCATTTTACAACAGCCTGATCGGGTTATCGCCCGGTTACAAGGATCGTATCGCCTTCATGACGGGCGATGCCATGGGGAAGTCCGTTCAGACATTTCTGCTGGAAAGCGAGCGCCCCTACATTGAAAAGCCCATTTCCAAGAAGGATCTGGCTTGTTTGTTAAATCAACTGGACAGCAGGAAAAACACATCATGA
- a CDS encoding glyceraldehyde-3-phosphate dehydrogenase, with the protein MAAMDNHFDNWKEQQSAAEQMIPLVGHLYRDYGINIRIFGRRLLNNSAIEILKAHRYALQITGQELDVTKSLEIVKAMLEMDLAASRVDLGKLCHGYMEEGGDVKSFLEKQLASINTGKTSILQEPQDVVLYGFGRIGRLLARMLIERVGAGNKMRLRAIVVRGGKAGDLKKRSSLLRRDSVHGAFSGSITVDEEQNAIIANGNYIQVIYANSPAEVDYTKYGIRNALVVDNTGIWRDEDGLGQHLKCPGAAKVILTAPGKGSIKNIVYGVNHGDISADDRILSAASCTTNAITPVLKVINDEFGIQNGHVETIHAFTNDQNLIDNYHSGDRRGRSAPLNMVLTSTGAASAVAKCLPEMKGKLTGNAVRVPIPNVSMAILNLNLKRETTAEEMNNYLRGISVQSPMQDQIDYTASTELVSSDLVGSTHAGVVDSQATIVDGDRLVLYVWYDNEAGYSTQVIRLMQEVAGMKYPSVPA; encoded by the coding sequence ATGGCGGCCATGGATAACCACTTCGACAACTGGAAGGAACAACAGTCCGCTGCCGAGCAGATGATCCCGCTGGTTGGGCATCTCTACCGTGACTACGGCATCAACATCCGGATTTTTGGCCGGCGTCTTCTGAACAACTCCGCCATCGAGATCCTCAAGGCACACCGCTATGCCCTGCAGATCACCGGACAGGAACTGGACGTCACCAAGAGCCTCGAAATCGTCAAGGCAATGCTGGAGATGGACCTGGCCGCTTCACGCGTCGACCTCGGCAAGCTGTGCCACGGCTACATGGAAGAAGGCGGTGACGTTAAGAGCTTCCTCGAGAAGCAGCTGGCCAGCATCAACACCGGCAAGACATCCATCCTGCAGGAACCGCAGGATGTCGTTCTCTACGGCTTCGGGCGTATTGGACGCCTTCTTGCCCGCATGCTGATCGAACGCGTCGGTGCCGGCAACAAGATGCGCCTGCGCGCGATTGTCGTGCGCGGCGGCAAGGCCGGCGACCTGAAGAAACGCTCCAGCCTGCTGCGACGGGACTCCGTCCACGGCGCTTTCAGCGGATCCATCACCGTTGACGAAGAGCAGAATGCGATCATCGCCAACGGCAACTACATCCAGGTGATCTACGCCAACTCTCCTGCCGAGGTCGATTACACCAAATACGGCATCCGCAATGCACTGGTGGTCGACAACACCGGCATCTGGCGCGACGAGGATGGTCTTGGCCAGCACCTGAAGTGCCCGGGCGCAGCGAAGGTGATCCTGACCGCACCGGGCAAGGGCAGCATCAAGAATATCGTCTATGGCGTGAACCATGGCGACATCTCGGCAGACGACAGGATCCTGAGCGCGGCCTCCTGCACCACCAACGCCATCACGCCGGTGCTGAAGGTGATCAACGACGAGTTCGGGATCCAGAACGGCCACGTGGAAACCATCCACGCCTTCACCAACGACCAGAACCTGATCGACAACTACCACAGCGGGGATCGCCGTGGCCGGTCCGCGCCCCTGAACATGGTGTTGACGAGCACGGGCGCTGCCAGCGCGGTCGCAAAGTGCCTGCCGGAAATGAAGGGCAAGCTGACCGGCAACGCGGTGCGGGTGCCGATCCCCAACGTCTCCATGGCCATCCTCAACCTGAACCTCAAGCGCGAGACGACGGCCGAGGAAATGAACAATTACCTGCGCGGGATTTCGGTGCAGTCGCCGATGCAGGACCAGATCGACTACACGGCCTCGACCGAACTGGTTTCCTCCGATCTCGTCGGCTCCACCCATGCCGGTGTGGTCGACAGCCAGGCAACCATCGTCGACGGCGACCGGCTGGTCCTTTACGTCTGGTATGACAACGAGGCGGGCTACAGCACACAGGTGATCCGCCTGATGCAGGAAGTCGCGGGCATGAAATACCCGTCCGTCCCTGCATAA
- a CDS encoding IS3 family transposase (programmed frameshift) — protein MKASKFSDAQKAFILKQGDDGVPVAEICRKAGISQATYFNWKKKYAGLLPDEMRRLKQLEDENNRLKKIVADLTLDREMLQDVIRRKPLRPVRKRKLVDGMLADWGISIRRACKALKFDTSTYHYKSRRTGQAGLELRIKEICETRVRYGYRRVHVLLRREGWLINMKKTRRIYNELGLQLRNKHPKRRVKAKLREDRQEAVEPNDVWAMDFVHDQLATGKKLRILTIVDTHSRLCPATDPRFAYRGQDVVQTLEQVCGLIGYPKTIRVDNGSEFISRDLDLWAYANDVTLDFSRPGKPTDNGFIEAFNSKFRAECLNMHWFLTLADAREKMEDWRRHYNEDRPHSAIGYNVPIALHNHGGIPSPSP, from the exons ATGAAGGCATCGAAGTTTTCGGACGCACAGAAGGCGTTCATTCTGAAGCAGGGCGACGATGGCGTTCCGGTTGCAGAGATCTGCCGGAAGGCCGGGATCAGCCAGGCGACGTATTTCAACTGGAAAAAGAAGTATGCGGGTCTGTTGCCTGACGAGATGCGTCGGTTGAAGCAACTCGAGGACGAGAACAATCGGCTCAAGAAGATCGTGGCGGACCTGACATTGGACCGCGAGATGCTTCAGGACGTTATTCGGCGAAAGC CTCTGAGGCCTGTCCGAAAGCGCAAGCTTGTTGACGGGATGTTGGCAGACTGGGGGATATCGATCAGACGGGCCTGCAAGGCGCTGAAGTTCGACACTTCGACCTACCACTACAAATCCCGCCGCACTGGGCAGGCCGGCCTCGAACTACGGATCAAGGAGATCTGCGAGACGCGGGTTCGCTACGGCTACCGGCGCGTTCATGTGTTGCTTCGCCGCGAGGGCTGGCTGATCAACATGAAGAAGACACGCAGAATTTACAATGAGTTGGGCCTTCAGCTCAGGAACAAGCACCCCAAGCGAAGGGTGAAAGCGAAGCTTCGGGAGGATCGCCAGGAGGCCGTCGAGCCAAACGATGTCTGGGCAATGGATTTTGTCCACGACCAGTTGGCGACAGGCAAGAAGCTGCGCATCCTGACCATCGTCGATACCCATTCACGGCTCTGTCCGGCGACCGATCCACGCTTTGCCTATCGCGGCCAGGATGTGGTGCAGACCCTGGAACAGGTGTGCGGCCTGATTGGCTATCCGAAGACAATCCGGGTGGACAACGGCAGCGAATTCATCTCCCGAGATCTTGACCTGTGGGCCTATGCAAATGACGTCACGCTCGACTTCTCACGGCCCGGAAAGCCAACCGATAATGGCTTCATCGAAGCCTTCAACAGCAAGTTTCGGGCGGAATGTTTGAACATGCATTGGTTTCTGACGCTTGCAGATGCCCGTGAAAAGATGGAGGATTGGCGTAGACACTACAATGAGGATCGTCCTCATTCGGCGATCGGGTACAACGTCCCGATTGCACTGCATAATCACGGTGGCATCCCCAGCCCATCACCGTGA
- a CDS encoding response regulator, whose protein sequence is MSGAPGAKQILVCDDEPHLREMVAEYLAERGYDVVEAPNANDMKRLLESLEPALIILDVNMPGTDGLTALRDLRTTSTVPVIMLTAASDVIDRVVGLEMGADDYVGKPVDLRELEARIKAALRRRSFDETSAQQKDRQAGTVPFGTCRLDLDGARLIGGDGQEIAITSMEYQLLRVFVENRGRVLNRDQLLEQAHDKGWEPFDRSIDLRISRLRRKIELNPTKPETIRTVRGLGYVFD, encoded by the coding sequence ATGAGCGGGGCTCCGGGTGCGAAGCAAATTTTGGTCTGTGACGACGAACCTCATCTTCGCGAAATGGTTGCCGAGTATCTCGCCGAGCGCGGCTATGACGTTGTTGAGGCGCCGAACGCCAACGACATGAAACGGCTTCTGGAGAGCCTGGAACCGGCGCTGATCATTCTGGACGTGAACATGCCTGGTACGGATGGTCTGACCGCGTTGCGTGACCTTCGAACCACCTCGACCGTGCCGGTGATCATGTTGACCGCAGCAAGTGATGTGATCGACCGCGTGGTGGGGCTGGAAATGGGAGCCGACGATTATGTCGGCAAACCTGTCGACCTGCGCGAACTGGAGGCCCGGATCAAAGCCGCACTGAGGCGCAGAAGTTTTGACGAGACAAGTGCGCAGCAGAAGGATCGGCAAGCAGGCACAGTTCCCTTTGGCACTTGCCGTCTGGATCTGGACGGGGCGAGGCTGATCGGTGGCGACGGTCAGGAAATTGCGATTACGTCCATGGAGTATCAGCTGCTCAGGGTGTTCGTTGAGAACCGTGGACGCGTTCTCAACCGCGACCAGTTGCTGGAGCAGGCGCATGACAAGGGCTGGGAACCTTTCGATCGTTCGATCGATCTGCGTATTTCAAGGCTGCGCCGCAAGATTGAACTCAATCCCACAAAACCCGAGACCATCAGAACGGTCCGAGGGTTGGGCTACGTCTTCGATTAA